A genomic stretch from Lathyrus oleraceus cultivar Zhongwan6 chromosome 2, CAAS_Psat_ZW6_1.0, whole genome shotgun sequence includes:
- the LOC127121775 gene encoding transcription factor MYB72, producing MASSSLQQKKCNQSNETGNIALRKGTWSSEEDQVLREYVIKYGIGKWDSLRKKTKLARDGRSCRFRWLYHLNPILKKCSFNEEEGRKLVHLYNELGPKWCQMVSQFPGRTDNELKNFINSKKRSLKNSKKHLIRERINQVYELNKNVGQNNVSQEEAETALPRMEFDHQVHTLHGNYLLDQNYGDKNINNFEQFPTLVGDSSTCINNHALPTLDNRSSPRLAPFPSGNMSFDRDFPPISEYYPDNLNMDYPFPKEIHSNKYLQNPDLSNQMLFEDFPPIPQHHPDNLDMVPKEMRSNKYLQNPDLSNQMFFEDFPPIPQHHPDNLDMVPKEMRSNKYLQNPDISNQMLFEDFPPIPQHHPDNLDMVPKEMRSNKYLQNPDLSNQMFFEDFPSIPQHHSDNLDMDYPFPKEMHSNQYLQNPDLSFEEPQFEIFSPWLLSECVPLW from the exons ATGGCGTCTTCTTCTTTGCAACAAAAAAAATGCAATCAATCTAATGAAACTGGAAATATTGCGTTAAGAAAAGGAACATGGTCTAGTGAAGAGGATCAAGTATTAAGAGAATATGTGATTAAATATGGAATTGGAAAGTGGGATTCTCTAAGAAAGAAAACAAAGCTCGCTCGAGATGGAAGAAGTTGTCGATTTAGATGGTTATATCATCTCAATCCAATTTTGAAAAAGTGTTCGTTCAATGAAGAAGAAGGGCGAAAACTTGTTCATCTCTATAATGAGTTAGGACCCAAGTGGTGTCAAATGGTTTCACAG TTTCCGGGAAGAACCGATAACGAGTTAAAGAATTTTATTAATTCAAAAAAAAGGAGTTTAAAAAACTCTAAAAAGCACCTCATTCGAGAAAGGATAAACCAAGTTTATGAGTTGAATAAGAATGTTGGACAAAATAATGTCTCCCAAGAAGAAGCAGAAACGGCTCTACCAAGAATGGAATTTGATCATCAAGTACATACTCTACATGGTAACTATCTTCTTGATCAAAATTATGGTGACAAAAATATCAACAACTTTGAACAATTTCCAACGTTGGTTGGTGATTCAAGTACTTGTATCAACAATCATGCTCTCCCAACGTTGGATAATAG GTCTTCTCCTAGACTCGCACCATTTCCATCAGGTAATATGTCTTTTGATCGAGATTTTCCTCCAATTTCAGAATATTATCCGGACAATCTAAATATGGATTACCCATTTCCAAAAGAAATACATTCTAACAAGTATCTTCAAAATCCAGATCTATCAAATCAGATGCTTTTTGAAGATTTTCCTCCAATTCCACAACATCATCCAGACAATCTAGATATGGTTCCAAAAGAAATGCGTTCTAACAAGTATCTTCAAAATCCAGATCTATCAAATCAGATGTTTTTTGAAGATTTTCCTCCAATTCCACAACATCATCCAGACAATCTAGATATGGTTCCAAAAGAAATGCGTTCTAACAAGTATCTTCAAAATCCAGATATATCAAATCAGATGCTTTTTGAAGATTTTCCTCCAATTCCACAACATCATCCAGACAATCTAGATATGGTTCCAAAAGAAATGCGTTCTAACAAGTATCTTCAAAATCCAGATCTATCAAATCAGATGTTTTTTGAAGATTTTCCTTCAATTCCACAACATCATTCAGACAATCTAGATATGGATTATCCATTTCCAAAAGAAATGCATTCTAACCAGTATCTTCAAAATCCAGATCTATCATTTGAGGAGCCTCAATTTGAGATCTTTTCACCTTGGTTGCTGTCTGAATGCGTTCCTCTTTGGTGA